The Schistocerca americana isolate TAMUIC-IGC-003095 chromosome 9, iqSchAmer2.1, whole genome shotgun sequence genome includes the window tcaaCTTGGGAtaaggaaatacagggtgtttcaaaaaggactttgcaactttgaaaattcatatgaaTTAATTCattgtacctacagaggtgattgtagtgtccaTTTGTAGGGACATACATCAAGTtctgtctcgcgtagttcgctagtacCGAATtacaccgtaaggagcgctagcagcAGTTACCTTAaatatggctgctttcactggacccgagcgtgtgttttggtttgaagaatcgaagacagcgacaacagttcagcgtaatttccgtgaAAAATAAGCTAAAGATCCTCTTAGCAGGCATACAACTAGAatgacataaatgttttgtagaaacagggtgcttggTAAGGCATGGGAAATCATCAAGtagtccaagcacatctgacgacgtcgttgagcgagtggtACAACATTTTGTCAACAGCCCAAGAACAACCAAGAACGAAAAGTTCACTTCATGCGAGATGGTGCatcaccccactacctggctgatgtCCGggtttttctcagtgaccgctttccagatcaatggattggccgtgatacGCCAATTGCATTCCCCGAAATTCCCCAGAACTGTCATCAATCTGTTctttatggggattcatcaaggatattgtGTTTGTACCTGCtatgccggcttctctacctgaactcagagcaagaatttacgccgacattgagcaagttacacctgtaatgctacagcgagtttgggaagaaacacttccgatgggatgtgtgcaggataacgaAGGGAAGCCACATATATCTTTAGTTCAACATAAAAAACTTGACGTGTTTCGCTACAAAggaacactaaacccagctctatatcttcctttaataaatttatatgaatttttaaatttgtatagtcctatttgaaacaccctgtactacaaTGTTGAGAACTTGTGGCAGACACGGTTAGCTGTAAACAGAGGAGCGATAGGGGCGTGCACCTAAGTTCCCTGAATGTTAGCTGGTAGAGCTAACTCTCTACAACTTGCTGTGAACAGTCCAtcaggcccgcccggttggctgtgcgggaaggagcgcctggtccccggcacgaatccgcccagcggatttgtctcgaggtccggtgagctggccagtctgtggatggtttttaggcggttttccatctgcctcggcgaatgcgggctggttccccttattccgcctcaattacactatgtcggcgattgctgtgcaaacaagttctccacgcacgcgtacatcaccattactccaccacgcaaacataagggttgcattcgtctggtgtgaggcgttccctgggggggtccaccgggggccgaaccgcacaataaccctgggttcggtgtggggcggcgaaggggtgaagtggactgcggtagtcgttgtggttttgtggaccactgtggctgcggcggggacagagcctctctgtcgtttctaggttcccggttaacatacaatacaataaatactatacaatacaatacCGTCCATCAGGTATGCTCATTGTAAGCTAGCAGGTGTTTAATAGATGAAGTCAGAATTTGAGTAAAACTCCTCCATTCTTTATGAGGTCTACGTTCACGTCCTCTGCTCCCGATGACTTTTTATTCTTTGCTTTTTATTTCTGCTTGTAACTCTGATATAATGAGTAAGTCAATATTTTTACCGATTCTCCTATCGTCTCTTCAAGGTTATTAGAAGTATCTGGAAACCAAATACTTTTGTAGCGAGCAATCCATGTTTTGTATATGTAATACCTCCCCCATTGATAATAGGTACTCAGCATGATTTGCTGGATTTTTTGTTTGTTGCAGAACAAACCACCTGGACAACTGCTATTGCGGGAGTAGGAGCAGGTACACCAACCGTTACGAAGCACTCACGTGGTACGAGGTTCGAGAACTACTCGACTGTCAGCACATGGACTGTGAAAGGCCTGAAAGCATTGGGTAAAGGAACAACCAGTGTCGAATCCACTCCGTTCCCACACCAGAATTCCAGCGAGTGGTGCATGGTCCTTAACAACAAGTCGGATGGACTTCACCTGGTTTTCTTGCTGACAAAGAGCGGCTCGGAAAAGCCTCTGAGAGCGCAGCTGAAAGCCGACGAGATTATCCCATCAGGCGAGATACGAGAAGTATTTCCACGCTCATGGTACAGTTTGAAGCAAGGAGAAAAAACAGAAATGCTCCTCATCAGGAAACCAGACGCAACcaaagacgacgacgacaaccgcgcgGACGAGATAACACTGCAGTGCGAAATCGGCATGCAGTGCATTGTCCAGGACGAGTTGGCTGTAGTAGACGCTGCAGAACCACACGCTAGTATAGTGAGCGGCCTGGGCGAGATGCTGCAAAAAGAAGTCCTCACGGACTTCGAGCTACACGCAGGAGGCACGGTTCTGAAGGCACACAGGGCCTTACTGTCTGTGCGGAGTCCTTACTTTGCTGCCATGCTGCAGCCGCACACGAAGGAGGCACAGGAAGGCTTCGTGAAAGTCTCGGACGTGAAGTCGGAAGTGCTGAAGCAGGTTCTGCTGTACGTGTACACCGGTGTGGCGCCGGCCCTCAGGGAGATGCCGTGGGACCTGCTGATAGCCGCCGACAAGTACCAGCTGCGACACCTGAAGCGCCAGTGCGAGGCCCACATCGCCAGCTGCCTCAGTGTGGACAACGCCGCAGAAACTGCAGCCAACGCCTCGCTTTTCTCCTGCGACATTCTGTGGGACCGCGCGGTCCTTTTCATCAAGCGCAACCTCTACCAGGTGATGCGCACCCCTGGATGGACTGAGACCATATCCACGCACCCGGAAGCCATACAGCGTATCAGCGAGCAAATGGCATGAGAGGGAGAGACAGCTGAATCTGAGCTCTGACAAGGGGAATATCAGACatgttaatcacggattttgatgagtgttaggtgtttgtagagggaccgGCGCTGAGTTGCAGGCTAGCGGTTTTTAGAGCGACGGCCCCTAATTTAAAGTTatacaaattaatttaaagttATTACACAATTATACCACTCAAAGTTATGCAGTTCAAAGTTATGCaaatgtttcacaattcatgttacacacttctagaggttgtggaGGGGACTTAGGTCAAGTTTTACTCAGGAACCCATATCCACAAtcgtcatccagcgacgctacacAGCATCAAAGTTGTAGACTCCGGTGCTTGTAATTGTATCTTTGTACAGGGTGatcctgtgatgatgttacaaactttgaggGACGATGAAGGCGGACAAATGTATCAGTTTCAGGTAAAGTTCCCTGAAACGGAACGAACGAGTCGACAGGCATAAGCGAAGATCGTTTtgatacctctgatagtggaatacatgCACTAGTATAGTTGTGCTAAGATTGTGCGGTAGGTAACTTTCTGAGGCGGTAGTGTGGCCCAAAACGAGagagaaagtctagtaaacatgagctctaaaatgcataccttaagagatattagCATTTGTTCAATGgaggagatgtttcacagtagcgaagatgaacaagtgctcatagttcctcaGGTATGCATTAGAGAACCCAcggttactagacattttttcgtgTCTTGTCCATACTACCACACTACCACCCTGACAGGTGCCTAccccacaatcttagcaacaaaaatactgaggtgtcaggtcagaggggtgttctgaacacaatttcgacacaaagcagctcaataggcagtGGAGTGGAAAGGTTGGGCTAGCAATAGAActgtgcatcaccattgactagacattcgtttattgaacacataagtcaggtattacccaaaaggaacaatcagtacaaattacaaaaaactatttttttttcctttaagtcactcaaacctTTAAACAAGTAAATAGCacaaataggctctgaccgagcacatattttaaaacgaaatacttcctttaacgAACcagtgatcaaaattaattacataatcctcaacaaccatattacatccaagacatttaagattaagcAGTAATATATGACATCAGatagctgcagtcccaagttttaagcagcacgtttcagatgtactgcactgcaacagtacaagaCAAATCCCTCAGAGGATCTctccacacaggaagttattgccgtaatcgacaaaatatcaacatcattccatgtacagacctaaaacaaactaaaacctctcgtaagtttggtacagttaattccctttcaacgtaacatacatcacaagtctagccctaggacggcaccgacaccccgcaatttagcacgcgaaaaactacagcgatgcactcatcacgtatccttacaaaatccaagaagagagagccggctccccaatagcggaacatttaaccacgcgcagcgtgcgggtttgcgggatgctgatctcgcccttaacctcaacaccagttcgaatactagtcagcctacaatcttgaaccaccatacacattccttcacttactgcatagaaagccaatgtgataggcaaacagaccagcataggATAAAAGATTAAGCAATTTCcgtactagacaacccttatgaatagtagccgtaattattatttttttaaatgtgagcaacccacaatcaaaagacaaacaactccaatcataaggacagtagcacataagcaagtagcaatggtaacttctgcttggattggctacaaatcagcgcgtgatttaacagaGCAGAgaagtctttacaacataaccatcaatagaatagcaaattactcacacgtgtactcccccacgatttagATTCGCAAAGTCATAGACAAAACGTGAAGAAcatatcacttagaccaacataatggtgctccctcagttaccccaaataactgactcccttagttgcacagcaaagaaccagacctaatgaaaccaccacagttttcgcctctaaatggtcacagtacaagtgagactcaatcacaaatgtaattttacatcaccagttcccgtatagtcaatacaagcgcctgattctCGCCcatttataacggcaggcagcaacaccgtacggaaaagagcgtagacacaagctcttaccaattctcttctctgaAAGCatccaccgcaactctcgggaaccactgggacatccaatgcaaaaatcgttactccttcacacaaattacaggacgcccgcttcccgctgcttggtacggcgccttccgttcagagccaacttgtatatctccgtGTGATAGGTCCGGTCTCACAGTCGCTGCGTCAACcagacaaccgtcttccaccacgtcccggagcacacccctccacaggacctcgcctcgttactcctcgcgtaggccccagagggcgctgcttaccgccctgaccgtggcaggaatgataaaccaccagagtggcactatcgatatgagccgccatgGCTCAAATACCAGCACATGTATTGCCCTATGagtggtatcagaatgattttcgcttacaacttactacttgttcaTTTCCGAACCAGAAGCCTTCACTCAAACTggtagataggacagcttggctgtggaagtggaagggtagtccaaaacatagacaacagtattcacaattacaaacacgcaagctttaatgatcttccagcaataaaggctcttaacaaatgtcaattaagcaaggacataaacttggttacaaacatacGTTAACCTTCAACCAATGAATAacaccaataaagaattaccaatcaataaaacataaaggactgctttacaagaatgcttaaattaaataaaatcatgaaagctaagttacaaattttatggtAAGCTTCAACAGGtaaataaccccaataaagaatgttgtggcgtaacaagacagctacgccacactgaagtagccgaaaggcacgcgtaatctcacgtaggcgagatagaggtctgaaacaggatacgtgatgaatgtgataaagaaaagaacgtagctactagaacacttaacttttatatcgtcctttggtatacagcattcttgatgatacaagtgagactcgtTAAGATACATGCAGTggtacaaatggcgccttgctaggtcgtagccattaacttagctgaaggcttttctaactgtctctcggcaaatgagagaaaggcttcgtcagtgtagtcgctagcaaagtcgtcgtacaactgggacgagtgctagtccgtatctcgagacctgccttatggtggcgctcggtctgcgatcacacagtggcgacacgcgggtccgacatgtactaaatggaccgcggccgatttaagctaccacctagcaagtgtggtgtctggcagtgacaccacaaagaattctcatttaaataaaacagatagGAAAATGCCTTGCCAAAATGCTTACTTTGTGTAAAATCATCAATAGCtcagttacaacttttctcacaaactacttaggaatttactgCAAATAAACAAATTTGATCTGTTTAatcagaaggtaactgccaagtctaAGCGACCGAAGCCACgcagagcggacgaccgccccaacgccAGTGGCCACCGTGCTGAAACAGACaaacgtttcggtaagcgaccgacagcaacacaggagtaacagtgactgaaagtcggcgtacgccttacgaaacacggcacaccctgaagcgggagcatGCACAGCTGACTGGCGGCCATACAGCCGCGAGCcaacaaatctcacgccgcccgtactaacgcgggaaatgatagcgagcgacaagacgccacgcgcaaagcagcaaccgtgcctacccctcgaccacagaatgtaccctgtctccttgtctatggtaatacaacttacagcacacaagaaacgatttaataatggcattagttcaacgcaagatcagttaacagttaggtctAGTAAAGATTTACCgacggatttaccttcaaaccaacttccggaccacaggcggaaattagtaaacttggcataagttttcaccagaccgataaacaagaaatcaaattaacaGTAGCCAAAATAGTCACGATACGCAGGCCATTCAAGACCTTGCTATCGTATAGCtatcattaacggcgaaacatacacaaatgaatgacaagaaattcaccattgaaagcaaaaaacacaccacaaaggttaaattaattaatttgcagacgagccagtcactgaaagcttagttccacaagattaggactaacctcactcgacagcaatacatttgtgtgcgtgaTAACTGGGTTGCCCAAACgggactccaaaacccaaaacaacaggtcacacgttagctgtcttgttctcggacactaggcaccaccgggctaagacaatcgcgacaaaatttctgaaattatacagctgcctgcagcacaacaaatgagtcagggtgcatgaacgtaaagcacaagccactgttccagccggagcgtaaccttttcaaGGCACATACGGACAGAACACACGTGGTCgtaaagggagcagcagatgcgtaccaagcaaactatactgcgccaaaatacgacccacgtcacgtccacaaagcggagcactgctcccggagctggtgtctgctcgctggactgccgcaactctctgtcccccggaaagcgatgctgactgccgccttgctcaacgctcccttcttGACCGTGCACAAGaactcttctcttgtcgcctcagagtgcggccgcaatgtGCGTTCTCCCCTGCTGTCTGCCCCAGACTCCCGTACTCGCCCTCACTCCCccgttaggacccgctccgacaggaggcgctcgcgatcgcacataATGCCAGCCTCAACCAGAGAAGTAATAGATAGCGTTTTGCGCCcgagagccgcgccacggctcaggcacaccatttaaataaataagaaatgggagtggccccaacactgatccctggggcaccccccactagACGCTATGACGCTACCCCACTCAGCcgtcacatcacagccattctcaacactgtgaagaacgaccttttgctgtttgttgctaaagtaagaggtgaaccaattgtgagctactccccatattccgtaatggtccaacttctggagtacatacatacatttacaggcgctggTGCTCTGTAGcatcgctggatgacgtttccggacatgggttcctacgtaaATCTTGATCTACTAAGTCTGTAGCATTAATTGTGAAACACCTTCTATGCACCTCCCATACACGTATCGTTTAAACTGCTTCGATCAGAAAGGAGTAATGCAGcgcctaaaaattaaaaaaaaaaggtgtacaTAGCTATCGTATTGGCAGTACGAGTTCAAATCCTGCCTgtttacagtctttttttttttttttctttcagtacagaatatcattaaatagtagGCCTATATCTTATTCTAGATACAGGCGAACGTATTCATCTCTAAATCTGATCTCGATTCTGTAATCAATACCGATCGAACAGGCCGCCAGTATCAATCCACGTACAATAGATCTCTTGCTGGGCACGGAGCGAAAACAGATTTGAAAAAGATGAGTCGTTCCTTCAGAGTACAGTGCACTTGAAATGAGACGGGAAAAAATATTCGTGTACGTTTTCTTATGAAAGCGAGAACCGTCCGGAAAATTTGATCTTCTTGTCAATAAGAGTTGACTCATAAGTCAGTAAATGCAGATGTAGCCTGCACGAAGTCACTGAAGTTCACTAAAGAGCTGTACGAACAGTTTTTAACATGTCATTTCGTCTGTAGGTGTGACAAGAAAAATCTCTTAACCTTATTGGTTCGTGGGGAGGGTAGACCGATCAGATACATTAGTATCGAATCTTTGTAGACGAAAGAAAAGCATGCAGCTGCACTGTAATAATTGTCCCCGAAAAATTTACTCTACTTTACCATGCCTGTGATGGTTATTTTCAGAGGcaggttaaaattttcacgaaaaaattcaaaatgctcctGACTTGCTAAAGCCTAATAGAGAAATCGCTTCGAGGGTAGATTTCATAAAAATACATTCTTATATTTAATTCTGCATCAATCTAGCATTTTCACAGAAATGATCATATGCCCGTGGTTCGCATCGAAGTTGACCGAAGAGAGAACAGTCTTTCTGTACTGAAACAAACTTTGTCTTGTGGTATTGCTTTTGAGAAATTCGTGGTGCCTGGAAGGTGGTAGCTTTCATTAACCATCCGTGATGGTTTACGAATTTGTGTTTCTGTTGCTTCTACATCAAATATCATCAGGAATTCAGTTATAGCAAGTCCTGCAGGCGATAGCGAGTAAAACTATTCTGTAGTCTATTCTGTAACAAAAGGTATACACATTTGAACAACGTTTGCTGTAGtgactgatttattaatgaaaCTAGCAAACCAGGCAATGCTTCTCAATTGCTAtatatgtatgggaactggatatacgtTCTAATCTCCTTTCCGCCCTCCCCTTCCTCTTCTCTATACTTCttctcttcgcccccccccccttgtccatttcctccaccccctgTCTCTATCCATCACCCACTGCTGCCTGTAGATCTCTTATCCCACactctttctgttcatctcctcgtGCCTCATTTCTCTGTCCGCATCTTTCTTCCCGTCCTATATTCCATTTCCTCCCTACTTCTCTGTCCATCTCGGAACCTTGATTGGGAATGGAAGTCAGAATGAATTTGCGCGTAAGCTCCAACTGCGTGAGTCGAACTCTACTGTATCCGTTGTCCCGGACTCTTAATGGATCGCTCATAAgaatttcttattcgatttgcCTCCAAATTCTGTCTACGCTCATCGTCAGTCTCATGGACTTGACTATCTAGTTGGCCTGAGTTGCGCGTTCGCCGACCGATATTTCGACGTCTCGTTGCAGGCATTTTTTCCGAAGACATAAACCACAAACTGAAATCAAGTGAATGTTAGCAGCACACTAAATTACCACGGAATTACATCAGTTCAATCTTTGCAACTCACCGAAGGTGTGATCGCCACCGATAACACACTGAAACATCGCTTTCAGTTGTATTCTTTTCAGTAAAATATCAACATTGAATGCGGACTATGTTGTAATGAAAACTATGGCtagcagaactgtcaaactgaacgtcacttttttctttttttttttatgaaaacatgTCAGCTGAACAGTCAAACCGACCGCCACATCTCTTTCTTTGAGATTTTCATaaggaaatagcatccaaacttccGATTTTTCCgatgaattttccaaaaattttctgtcatatgAACCTTGTCCTGACAATTCCGAATACAATTTATCCAAATTGATCGAGCCATTCCCCAGTGATGATCTTCCATACACTGGCAATTTATTTCTATTTACATAGTTTACTACGGCAAAAATAACTACTTTCGAATAACTTTGCATTATGTATACTATTTAATGGCATTCTGTACAATGAAAGTAAAAGAAAGATCGTAGGATATGGCCAGGATTTGTGCCCATACCGCCAGCGTGGAAGCTGTGAACCGTCTCGTTACCGCAGTCGCAAGTAACATTCCGGCTGCAGCAAGTACGCGTAGAACTTAAACACCGATTTCCTCGGGAAGTGGGGGCCGTTGCACGAAAAGCCGCTAGCCAGTTACTCTCTAAAACGTATCTAAGACTCATCAAGATCTGGGATTAACAGTCCCCTCGTCCGGCAACTATAACACCGTCTTCTATTAATACTTTCTCTACCCTCATAGATTCAATACTTTTCAGTACAATGACAGTTAAGTCCTAGACGGAATACACATCATCATTCACTCTGGAAATGAAATAATGTTTACACAACGCATGAGAAAATAAGTCTTTACACCTGAGCTAGCAGACCATTGCTTGGCCTCAGATAAGTCGGCCATTGTGCCAGAAACGTCAGTGAACCCGATGCTTATTAATTCCTTTCCTCTTATCCAGTTCCTGCTAGATCTTGAGAAAGACGTCTAATACATTCGTCAGGTTGGCCGTGAGGCcaagttttaaatttattatcgCTTTAGTGCTTACACATTCTCTAAGAGTAGTTCGGTGACTAGGTGGGTGGGCGTCAGACAACGAGTGTTGGGTCCCAGGTTCAAGCCGCAGTACGTCCTGCGATTAATTCTGTTAGTTAGCGCTTCACATACCTTTGGCACTGGTTCATACCGTGTGAAGAATACCAAGTTGGCACGTGGTCCGAACTATACGTTAAGCTGTAGACTGCCCTTCCACGGACTGGTTACTTTAACTGGAAACACTGTGGTAGGAAAGAGCGTTCTACCGTCAAGGAAAATGCCCAATGCTGTTGAAACCATACCTCTGGTTGATAACAGCTGTAGTTTTATATGAACGGTCGTTACTCTTTATCTCGATCATTTTGAAGTGTTGTGCAATTTGTTATCTTTCAAACATCAGTGTGCGGTGGTTAATAGCCACAGTGCAAACATCAGCAGTAATATTTTAAAAGTGGACAAACTCGTTTTTAATATCCTTTGGACAGTTCAAGACCTCTCTGCTGTTACTTCCACCAATAGTGAAAGTATTTAAGTAAAATCGTGGtaaaaattatctttcattttaaaGCAGTCTGAcaaagaaatgttttaaaattaaGAGAACAACTGACAAACTGGTGTTGGTAACGACACAGGATCGCTTGTATTGTAATcgtacaataaataataattagaAAATAACCTTTCCCAGAATTCATGGACTATCACATTCCTTGCGCTGGAACTATTGGTATCATTGTCATTGATCAAAAGGCTAAGCAAGTTCCCACATTGGCTATGGAATGCTTCTGTATTGTAAACTTTACGGGCAAAAACGTACTTGTCAAATCAAGAGTTCTCTTCTGGTTCATACACTTCACCAATGAACATCCAATTATTACTCTTTACCGAATGGTCTAAACCAGCTAACTTAATGGCGGATCAATTATGATACGTGTGTTCCACCAATAATTCATACAAAATTCTACAAACATCTACACTAACTTTCAATAGACGCATAAATAAGGGAGTAATACAAACACTGTAAACATGCATTTGCTTACATACAGCAAAAAGCAAAGAACGCCTGAAATGTAATTACGAATCTCTGCAGGAAGTTCAGAGAAAGCGTAACACGTATAACTAAGACAAGAATGAAACTAACGCTAGGAGTAAACTATCCAGAGAGACCTTAAGCGAAACGATCACATAAATAGTGtgaaaagcggatgccagactcaAGATTCCTaggaagaatcttaatgaaatgtaactcatccacgaaagaagtatcttataaggcgtttgttcgacCTATTCTTCAATATTGCTCATTTATCTGGAATCCCGTTACAGAGAcgctgaacaaactccactggcagacgctacaggagtgGCGTTGTGTATCAGAGAAAGATTTACTacggaaatttcgagagagcacttttcaggaagagtcggacagcatattacttccccacacatacatctcgtgtaatgaccacgaggagaaaattcgagaaattagagccagtacagaggtcTTACCGATAATCATTCGCTGGTGGAACGGGGTTGGA containing:
- the LOC124550799 gene encoding speckle-type POZ protein-like: MVLNNKSDGLHLVFLLTKSGSEKPLRAQLKADEIIPSGEIREVFPRSWYSLKQGEKTEMLLIRKPDATKDDDDNRADEITLQCEIGMQCIVQDELAVVDAAEPHASIVSGLGEMLQKEVLTDFELHAGGTVLKAHRALLSVRSPYFAAMLQPHTKEAQEGFVKVSDVKSEVLKQVLLYVYTGVAPALREMPWDLLIAADKYQLRHLKRQCEAHIASCLSVDNAAETAANASLFSCDILWDRAVLFIKRNLYQVMRTPGWTETISTHPEAIQRISEQMA